The Candidatus Omnitrophota bacterium genome includes the window TCTGCGGCATCTGGTCAAAGACTTAATCGAAGTCAGCCTGGACGAAGAAATGATCCAATATATGCAGACACAACCGTATCAAAGAGCCGGGGAGAATCGTTTGGACTATCGTAACGGACATTATTACCGTAATCTCGAAACCACCCTCGGTCCCGTTGAGCGCATTACCGTTCCTCGTTCAAGACGAGGATTATTTAAACCTGGCGTCTTTGCACGTTATCAAAGACGCCAACAGACAGTCGATGATGTCGTCTGTAACGTCTTCCTGCGCGGGATATCCACCAGAGATGTTGCCGGAGCATTAAAACCCTTGCTTGGCACCTCACTCTCGGCTTCTACTGTCTCCCGCATCACCAAACGCCTCAACCCATTAGTTAAGGTGTTCCACCAACGCAAGCTCCTCGATGAATATCAATTCTTGTTCCTGGATGGAATCACTATCTCGGTTAAAGGATCCCTCAAGGCAAAAAAGATCCTTGTTTTAGTAGCCTACGGCATAACTATCTTCGGTAAGAAAGAATTAATTGCCTTTAGAATAGCCAACGCCGAATCAACATCAGCCTGCGAAGGATTCCTCAACGACCTGTTTAGGCGCGGCCTTGAAGGTAAAAACCTTAAGATGGTCATTACCGACGGCTCCAAAGGATTCATTAGCGCCATTGAACTCGTATATCCTCACGCAAAACACCAACGCTGCTGGGTGCATAAACTGCGTAATGCCACTAAACACCTCAAAAAGGCCGACATCAAGGCGTTTAAGGCAGATGCGCGTATGATTTATAACGCTTCAACCCATAGGGAAGCCGTTGCCGCCTTCAAGCGCCTTCGTAAACACTGGTACAACGTCTCTCCTAAGGCGGTGGAATGTCTTGAGCGCGACATAGACGAGCTCTTGGCCTTCTTAACCATCCCTATCAAAGAACAATAC containing:
- a CDS encoding IS256 family transposase — encoded protein: MQYVTTEGSLRRRWARVNEFFQDTQQKDFWVDINHYLRHLVKDLIEVSLDEEMIQYMQTQPYQRAGENRLDYRNGHYYRNLETTLGPVERITVPRSRRGLFKPGVFARYQRRQQTVDDVVCNVFLRGISTRDVAGALKPLLGTSLSASTVSRITKRLNPLVKVFHQRKLLDEYQFLFLDGITISVKGSLKAKKILVLVAYGITIFGKKELIAFRIANAESTSACEGFLNDLFRRGLEGKNLKMVITDGSKGFISAIELVYPHAKHQRCWVHKLRNATKHLKKADIKAFKADARMIYNASTHREAVAAFKRLRKHWYNVSPKAVECLERDIDELLAFLTIPIKEQYRAFIRRKIRTTNIIERSFREVRRRTRPMGCFTNYDSVSRIIYAIFNRLNSKWQEKPLKEFTQFI